Proteins from a genomic interval of Pseudophryne corroboree isolate aPseCor3 chromosome 4, aPseCor3.hap2, whole genome shotgun sequence:
- the GPR148 gene encoding probable G-protein coupled receptor 148, producing the protein MNSSDCTVSLFSVRGVNNFSQSTVSLSHQLHPERILFPHHLEMKIFMLPTIVCFIAAIVVTPPILFSIFSSFSMRKETRFLLLGNALVSDLTYLFLYTTACIFNMTDMQIPKHVCTLLLFFLAATYGGGVLTAAGMVVDTYLAILWPLHYLLILPLSRAKKLIALLWFSSFSFSGVLFSVLYFTQKPAPCQPNLCSVPVILVMTLHGDHAIRLFHILFITGFLLCFSMILCCYLFLCYKTRESGLWKGASSRANVTFLMHHIILVFHFCPVLLLLADSLLYINNVIGLQTGMLITVTICNILIVLPKGVSPYLYGFRYRAIYKSLRLFCKFKRHSLVATDHNFI; encoded by the coding sequence ACTGTGTCACTATTTTCAGTAAGAGGTGTGAACAATTTCTCTCAAAGCACAGTCAGCCTTTCCCACCAGTTGCACCCGGAGAGGATACTGTTCCCCCATCACCTGGAAATGAAGATTTTCATGCTTCCTACCATCGTCTGTTTTATTGCCGCCATTGTAGTGACACCACCCATCCTGTTCTCCATCTTTTCCAGCTTCAGCATGCGCAAGGAGACTCGGTTCCTGCTCCTAGGGAATGCTTTGGTTTCTGATTTAACTTACCTGTTTTTATACACCACAGCCTGCATTTTTAACATGACAGACATGCAGATCCCAAAACATGTGTGCACGCTGCTTCTCTTCTTCCTGGCTGCAACCTACGGTGGTGGAGTCCTCACCGCAGCAGGAATGGTGGTAGACACTTACTTGGCGATTTTGTGGCCTCTGCACTACTTGCTGATTTTACCGTTATCAAGAGCTAAGAAGCTGATTGCCTTGCTGTGGTTCTCGTCTTTCTCCTTCTCAGGTGTTTTGTTTTCAGTCTTGTACTTTACTCAGAAGCCTGCTCCATGCCAACCTAACTTGTGTTCTGTGCCGGTCATTCTTGTAATGACGCTACACGGAGACCATGCAATCCGCCTGTTTCATATACTTTTTATTACTGGGTTTCTACTGTGCTTTTCAATGATATTGTGCTGTTACTTATTCCTGTGTTACAAAACCAGAGAAAGTGGCTTATGGAAAGGTGCCTCTTCCAGGGCCAACGTCACATTCCTGATGCATCACATCATACTGGTCTTCCACTTCTGTCCAGTTCTTCTTCTATTGGCAGACTCTTTATTGTACATTAATAATGTTATAGGTCTCCAGACAGGAATGTTGATTACTGTAACCATCTGTAATATCCTTATTGTCTTACCAAAAGGTGTCTCCCCATACCTATATGGATTTAGATATAGGGCGATATATAAGTCTCTCAGGTTGTTCTGCAAATTCAAACGTCACAGTCTTGTTGCCACAGATCACAATTTTATTTAG